The Paenibacillus sp. RC334 nucleotide sequence CAGCGCCGTTGCCGAGGCGATTACGTCCCCGGCGTTATGCACACCGTCAGCAACCAGCACTTTGCTGTTGAACATGACGCCTGTAATGATCTTAATGCCGGTTAATAGGATGTTGCTGATCAGACTGATCCACGCTGACACCATAGCGCGTTTGCCCATATCCTGTTCCTGCATGATGTATAACCTCCGTATCTATCTTAAAAACAACTGTTATCGCCAAGTTAATCAGTTGTTTTTAAGGCAGCTATGCTGCTGGTTTTCTTTAGTTGCTCAGCGCAGTAATGCTGCTTATGTCATCCTATGATGCTGCCGCATCGGCGGCATGGGTGGAGATGATAATAGCCCCGGAAGATGAGCCTCTCCGGGGCTATTATCATAACCATAGTTGAGCGTTCTATGAGAACACTCTTGCTTTATCTGGACCGTCCGCGACGGCCTCCCTGTCCTTGTGCCCCGCGCGGTCCGCCCTTGGCCTGTCCACCACGACCACCTTGGCCTCCGCGTGCGGAACCACCGCTGCTGCGGTCATACCCGCCGCGTTCGCTGCTTTGCCCTGCGGAGCGTCCTTGGCCTCCGCGCGTGGAACCGCTGCTGCTGCGGTCATACCCGCCGCGTTCGCTGCTTTGCCCTGCGGAGCGTCCTTGGCCTCCGCGCGTGGAACCGCTGCTGCTGCGGTCATACCCGCCGCGTTCGCTGCTTTGCCCTGCGGAGCGTCCTTGGCCTCCGCGCGTGGAACCGCTGCTGCTGCGGCTGGAGCGACGCTCGCCGCCTGCGGATGCAGCGCGCTCTTCGCGCGGCTGCTCCCGCTCGGTGCGGCCACGGCCTGCGCCGTCACGGCGACCCGCCTGTTCGCGACCGCTGCCCCGGCGTCCGCCGCCGGAACCGTTGCCGCCGAAGGAACGGCGGTCGTTTCTGCCTGAGCGGTGTTCTCCGCCCTGCCGCTCAGCTGTATTGGCAGCAGGTCTACGCTGCCCGCCGCCCTCGCTGCTGGTGAAGGTAACACCAGCAACCTTCTGGATGTTCCGAAGCTCTGGAACATCCCGTGGCGTGGCGAGCGTTACCGCCACACCTTTGCCTCCGGCACGGCCGGTACGCCCGATGCGGTGAATGTAGCTTTCGGCATCCTGCGGCATGTCATAGTTAAAGACATGCGTTACGCCTTCCACATCCAGGCCGCGTGCGGCTACATCGGTCGCTACGAGCAGTTGAAGCTTCGCTTCACGGAACGCCTTCATTACTTGCTCACGCTTGTTCTGGGACAAGTCCCCGTGCAGCTCGCCGCTCTGGAAGCCCATTTCTTGCAACTGCTCATTTAGCGCAGCAGCGCGGCGCTTCGTACGGCAGAAAATTACAGCCAAATACGGACGATCTGTATTCAGCATGTCCACCAATGCCTGCTGCTTGCCCCGATCCGTCGTCTGTACAACGACCTGACGGATTTGGCTCACCGGAACGGAAGAAGCAGACTTCACTTTTACATCCACAGGCTCGTTCATATATACACGAGCCAATTTGCGGATACCTGCTGGCATCGTAGCAGAGAACAGCATCGTCTGCCTCCGGTACGGAACTTCCTGAAGAATCGTCTCTACATCGTTCAGAAAGCCCATGTGCAGCATTTGGTCAGCTTCATCCAGCACCAGCATTTTAACACCGCTCAGATCCAGCGTGCCGCGTCTCAGGTGATCCAGCAATCGTCCGGGTGTACCGATAATCAACTGTGCGCCGCCCTTCAGCTTGCGAAGCTGACGCTCTACATCCTGTCCTCCGTAAACAGCCAGCAACGACAAGCTTGGCTCCGTAGCCGCCAATAAGTTCGCTTCCTGTGTAATCTGGAGCGCCAGCTCACGCGTTGGAGCAATCACGAGCGCCTGCGGATGGCGCTTGTCCAGATTCATTTTTTGCAAAATCGGCAGTAAAAACGCAAGCGTTTTACCTGTTCCCGTATGCGCCTCGGCAATAACGTCCTGACCTTCCATCAACAGCGGAATGGACTCCTGCTGTACAGGTGTTGGTGCTGTAATTCCCTGCTCTTTCAAGGCGTCTACCCAATGTTGCTCTACGCCTAATGCTGCAAAATTCTTCAAGTGGTATTCACTTCCCTTATCCGTATTCAATATGTGTCACGTAAAATAGGTTCATGTGCCATATGACATTCATCGTTCCATAGTTCAGAATTCCCATTTTTGTATCGGTTCTCATTCAACCCTTTTCAGGAAGGGAGCTTATCCGTTATCGTTGATTCTGTTCATGTAACCAAAACATACGGCCGCAATGCGGCTCAGGCCGTTCCATATATGACTTTCCTAGTATACGCGAAGTTGAACGGGTTTCCAAACCATTTTAATGAACGGATGCAAAAGGTGAATTTAGTTACCATGTCAGATATTATGAAATAGGAAATGCTCGAACAGAACACCCAGACATAAATTATGTTTTCCAATCATGGACTTGTTTTTCTTTACCACAACCTTGAAAAATCCATTATACTAAACATCAGGAGGTTGAAACTTATGCATATTCAGGTTCAAAACGTTGAGAAAAAAGAAAACGATTATCTCATTCATTACAAAGCCGGGGGCACACTGCCGTTCGTTCCGCATGATATTGTTCTGATTCATGGCAAGCAGTATTTTATCGGCACGATTGTGGAGGTAGGGGCGGAACAGGCTCTTTTACGTATCAATCCGCAATATGAGAGCCAGTTGGCAGGCTCCATCGGGCTTGAACTGGCTTTCTCACCGACCGTCTCCATTCAAGGAGCAGATAAAATCGTGGAAAAGCTCGGATATTTCCCTCCCTTTCATTATGACCAAATTACAGCAGCTGATATCACAAAGGACCAGATAACATTGACGATTGAGCTATCACCCCCTACCGTACTGATACCCAAATCACCCGATCTGACTCCTTCCGCTGAACAGCCTTTACGTTCTACATCTTCAACGGAAAATGTACCCCGTTACGCGGTGTCCTTTACTTTTTTAGAGACAAAGGAACATGAGTTGACCGCTATGGAAACGGAAAATATCATTTTACAGCTTGATTTCCGTTATGAAGAAGCGGATATGGTGATTGATATTGATGCATTAACCGGACTGTCAGGCAGCTTCCTGTGCAGAGGCATCCGTGCGGAGATTGCAGAGTTGAATGAATAAACAGGAGGCTCGGGAGCTGCTGCGCTGTCATTCTTTTACACATGATGATCTGGATCATCCCAAAATGACGAACGGATTTTTTCTGTTGCAGTTGGCGCAGCAGTCGTCCGAGGATGAGCTTATTCGTATGGAGGCGCTGAAGGTCATCGGACTGTACACGGATGGCAACCAGCAGCCGACCATTTTACGGGGAATTTGCGAGCTGCTGGTCACGCCTGACGAAGATGATGATGTGCAAATAGCCGCTTTGCAAACTTTGGCATGGATGCCCTGCTCGGAAGCAGAACTCGGATTGGCCCTGAAGCTGATCCACAGTGATGCATACATATTAGTCAAGGAAGCAGCCTTTGCGCTGCTGTGCTCACATAAGCACCTGCCTTTCGCACAACATGCCCTGAAGCAATTGTTACAACATGAGGAATTCGGCGTGTCTGCCAAGCGGGAACTGTCAAGATAATCGACAACCAAAGGAGAATCAACCTACTCATGCGAGTCAAAATATTTATATTCATACTTATTATCGGGGTAATATGTGTTCCCGCCTATTTCATCATGAGCAGCTTCGGGTTATTTCAAAATGAAAAGGTACTTGTACAGTACAAGGTTGCCGTGGACTTGGAGGGTGAAAAGTATGATGCCTGGCCTGTAATCAGCAGCTTTACCGCTATAGACAAAAAAGGCGACGACCGTCAGCTCTACTATCAGGCGGAAGGCGCCGGCTTAGAATACTTGTTTCAGTTAGCCTATGGACAATATGAACTCAAGCCCTCCAAAGAAAATCCTTTTCTGGACGGAAGGATTCACTACACCCTGGATCATCCCGATTACGTTCGGCAAGAGAAGAAATATAAGAACGCCAACGATTACAGTCAGTTACAGCATTATTATAACCAGCAGGAACAAGTCATCTATACTTATAATCCCGAAGCCAGGCTTGACAAGGCATATGTTCGCTCCATTATCACAACAGGTATGACTCGCAGCTCTGGTGGATCAAGCAGTCTTGTGAAAGATAACTACATCAATATCAGTAGACTGTTCAAGGACAAGCTGGGAATTACCGTAAAAGTAGACGTGGACGAGGACAATAAAATCGTTACTCTATTCATAATATGAAAAATATCCGTGAGAAAGGAAGGGGATACTTATGACAGAAACACAACAATATCGATTGGGACCTGCTTATTTGGAGGGATGGGCTGTACCCGAGAACCCGGACGCATGGATCGAGCAGGAATGGACAGGAAAGCTCCGTTCTCAGGCCGGACATACGAAATTTCATATTTTTTATTATGGAGAGTGGATGGACGAGCTGATCGCCGTGACTGAATTTGCACCTCAGCTCATGATTGCGGAGGATACGGTCACGGGCGAACAGATCGTGATATTTGACGGAACCCGACACGGTTACGACGCACTGCTATGCGAAGTATATACGGAGGAACAGCAGAACAACCGCACTCCCCTTTTACCCTATTTAGATGAAGACGGTGAGGATACGTTTGAGGTGAGCGTGACCGCTTATTACAATGTCGATTGGGATGATGAATTTTCAGACGATGTGGATGAGGATGGGCAGCTTGAGCTGATCAACGGCAAGCTATGCGATTTTGAAGAGGCGAAGCGGAACGGCTTTGATGCGATTAGTATTACGATTACAAGCGCCAAAGGTCTGAAAACAGAAATCATTCAGGAAGAGCTGGCCTGACGAGGATGGAACAGAAACGCTTCAAGGATGAATCTCTGAGCGTGAGCGGTATGAATGAATGGGTATTCACCAATCTGGAACGTTTTCAGAGCAATCCTGTCAATACCACCTATTATATCATCCCGGAGGAAGAGCTATGGGAGCTGGAGGATGCAGGTCTCACCGTCACCAATCACCGCGATGAAAGTATTCCCGCTTCCCTTCCCGATCACCATGCACAGACATGGCTGGAGATAGCGACCGTGCAGGATGTCATTGAAGTGCTACCGCAGCGGCAACGAGCCGGACATCCACCGCATCGCACAGGGACTTCAGTATTACCATGAATACGATGCTTTTATGGAATAAGCGTCTCCAGCCGCACTTTTACCTCAGGATCAGCCTGTTTCAGACTGCTTTTCAGCTTTTTCTCGCCGCCCCAAATTCGGTAAACGAGCAGCTCTTTGTCGTAATCGTCCAGCTTCTCAAGCTCCTCGACCAGCACCTGTGCCTGCTCCACATTTTGGATTCCGGACGACTTCAACGGCTTGGCACTTTGGTTGCCTGCCAGAAGAATCTTCGTCCAAACTGGAATCGTGTCCGGTGTCAGTCCATGCGCTTCGGCAAAAGCAGCCGCGTAGCCGTCCTGTACCGACTGATGCTCCGTGTCCACCAGCTTCATATAGCGAATCACCAATGGAAAATAGTCCGTTCCTTTCAGGCCCAGTCCCATCACCGCATAGGTGCCCGGCATCGCCGATTTTTCTCCCGGATCCACATCGTTGTACCACTTGAACTCTTCCATCGCGATATCTGCATATTCAGCCAGTAGCGGGTAGAGAGCTGGATATTCCAGTGCATTGGCAAAAAAACGATGCAACGTGGATTTAGCCAGCTTGGGCACAGGCAGGATATTTTTCACCTTGCTCTTGAGCTTCAGGCGATATTCCTTGGTAAAGCCCTTCTGTAAAATATCGCATACATATACGAGCGCTTCCCTGTAGCTCTCTTCTTCCTCCGAACGAATATGAACCTCCAGCGTTTGCAAAATATCATTCGCTTTACAGGTGACACGCTCGCTTGTGTATAGCGCTGGAATGCTACCTGATCCGCTCTTGAGCCACTGGGCGGCCTGCTCCGAGCCTAGCTGTGAAGCGATCTCCAAATATTTCTGCCGTGCATCGGCATCGGTCGAACCCACTCGCATCGCGGTGAGCAGGAACATCTCTATGGCTGGTGCAGGAATATCTGAAGGACGAATATCAGGCTTCACCGTATAATCCAGCCCGTAGCTTTTTTCACGATCCGCATACCTCGCCAAAAATTCATCTTCGGCCCAACGCTTCAAGTCACCGTTAAGCTGATGTCTCCATGCTTCCTCACGATTGCGGCTCACCTTCACTTTTGCATCCATTCGATCCAGAAGGTCACCTACCCGTTCGGCATCTATAGGGTACAAATGAGGATCGAGCAAGTGCCTCACAAAGAAAAAATCGTCCTTTTCCTTCGGCACAGCTTTACTGGAGGGGTTGAGCTTCTGTTCCACAAACTGCTGGATAGAGGCTAACAAATGCTGTCGTTTATCTTCGTTTAGAAGTGAAAATGTAAAATGGCTGGATTTCTTCTCCAAGACCACTTCCAGATGAAATTCCAGCCGATAACGAAAGAACATGGAACTAAATTTTTCAGACTTAAACAGCGTCTCTATCCGTTCCCTGATCACAGGCATCCATTCGTCCTGCACCTGCTGGAGCGTTACACCCTCCGTAAAATTAGGAATCTTCGTATCCGGTTTACGACTGTCCCAATCAAATAGCTCATAGATGTCTACCCGTAGTCCGTTCTTATTACACATGACGTTCAAGTATTCATGAATTCCTTCGTGAAGGGCACTTTTTGTCTGGAATTCGGCGATTCGTTTTTGCTCAGAAGCGTATACCTTATCAATTGCCTCGAAAATCGGATCTATGTATGCTTGTACCCCTGATGCCATTATGATGTGTTCCTCCTTCATCCCCTACAAATTGTAGTTCTAACGTAATTAAGATAGACTAATTTATAACTATTTTATTTCCTGATTATAGCATATCTCTCATTTACTTTTGGACTCAATGAGCAGAAAGCAACGGAGCTTCGTAATGAGATTCTGTCATTCTTGCAGAAGCAGCATTGCCGGACTTTAAAGTAAAAGGAGGACGAATGAAAATGACGGCATATTTTGAGCAAACCCTTGATAGGCTGGGGGATATCGCAAAACGTCTGAGACAAAGCGGAATGCCTGACGTGGAATACAAGTGGACGGAGGGCATCTCCACAGGTGAGCTAACTGCGCTGGAGGAAGGACTACAGAGACCTTTACCCGCCTCCCTGTCAGAATTGATACAACGATGTGGCAGCCTATACCTGTTATGGTCGCTCCCCCAACACTGTATTGTAAGTGATGTATCGGGACGTACAGGTGAACATAGCTCCATCTCTGATTACGAACTGAACATACTCGAAGATATCACGGGTGAGTTTGGCTGGAATCATGAGTATATTAGCTATTTCACATCTTATGGGGAAAATGCAGACTCACCAGCGACGACGGACGAACATCGGTATCTGATTTTCAACTACAACGGTGCGGGCGATCCGGTACTGCTCGATTTGGCGACATCATCTGCCGAGCCAGCGGTGTTCTGCTATGATCACGAGCAGGATCAGTTCACCTTGCTTGCGGACAATCTGCCCGCCTATATAGACACCATCCTCACACTACACGGCCTATGGATATGGAATTGGACGACAGTGATTGACGAGCATGGCATTCAGCTAAAAAGTCCCCCGCTACAAATGTGGGTACGCTGGCTGGATACGTTCTGCAATGTGAAGCTGGAGGATGCCCATTCACTTGAGGCTTTGATTAGACACACCACGATGCATGGTGTAGACAATCCTGCCATATTACAGGCTTTTCAGCCCTATGATCCGAAGGATATTTTCCTTGCCTGGGAGCAACTCATTCAGCATAACCCTACACAACTCGCTACATGGGCCGTTTTTATAGGAGAAACCGCTGGCGACGGGGCTGCCGCCTGGGTCCGCTCCTTATGGCAGCCGGGCAACGTGCAAGCGTGGACTTCTTCTTCGGTTCCCAATAGCGGCTCTATTGCTGTAGGTACATTTGTATCCACCCGTGCCTACCTGACCGCCCGCTGTCTGCCTGGGCATGAAGGCTTGGCATACGTGTGCAATTACCTGCTACAGCATTCAGCGGTGGATGGTAAATTAGAAGGGTACACCGCTAACGGGCAGTTACAGCATTTTCATTCACCACAGGTCATTGACTGGATCCGGGATAAGGTGAATCATCCCGTAGAGGGCTGGGCAGCGCTTTTCGCCCACTCCCGTCCTACAGCTGAGCAGCTGCTTGAATGGCTATCTGATAGCGAGCTTCATCAGAAAATCACAACCGAAGCATTGAATATCATGATTCAACGGGATCTTCTTCCCACTCTGGAAGCAGACACTTGGGCTAACATCTCAGACCTGCTTCATGCTTCTTTGCAGCTTGTTATGCTCAAAAAAGATAAACGCCGTATTGAAGCAGTGCTGGAGCAGCTTTCTGATTTGGGGCTTTGTTAACCTTTTGGAGCCGCTGCGTCAGCGGCTTACCCCCTTGAAAAAGGTATCTATAGTAAATGAAATTAATTCGTCATTCGATTTTTCCGTAGGGAAATCAAAATTCAGGAGCAGA carries:
- a CDS encoding HEAT repeat domain-containing protein; amino-acid sequence: MNKQEARELLRCHSFTHDDLDHPKMTNGFFLLQLAQQSSEDELIRMEALKVIGLYTDGNQQPTILRGICELLVTPDEDDDVQIAALQTLAWMPCSEAELGLALKLIHSDAYILVKEAAFALLCSHKHLPFAQHALKQLLQHEEFGVSAKRELSR
- a CDS encoding DUF6138 family protein, producing the protein MASGVQAYIDPIFEAIDKVYASEQKRIAEFQTKSALHEGIHEYLNVMCNKNGLRVDIYELFDWDSRKPDTKIPNFTEGVTLQQVQDEWMPVIRERIETLFKSEKFSSMFFRYRLEFHLEVVLEKKSSHFTFSLLNEDKRQHLLASIQQFVEQKLNPSSKAVPKEKDDFFFVRHLLDPHLYPIDAERVGDLLDRMDAKVKVSRNREEAWRHQLNGDLKRWAEDEFLARYADREKSYGLDYTVKPDIRPSDIPAPAIEMFLLTAMRVGSTDADARQKYLEIASQLGSEQAAQWLKSGSGSIPALYTSERVTCKANDILQTLEVHIRSEEEESYREALVYVCDILQKGFTKEYRLKLKSKVKNILPVPKLAKSTLHRFFANALEYPALYPLLAEYADIAMEEFKWYNDVDPGEKSAMPGTYAVMGLGLKGTDYFPLVIRYMKLVDTEHQSVQDGYAAAFAEAHGLTPDTIPVWTKILLAGNQSAKPLKSSGIQNVEQAQVLVEELEKLDDYDKELLVYRIWGGEKKLKSSLKQADPEVKVRLETLIP
- a CDS encoding immunity 50 family protein, with translation MHIQVQNVEKKENDYLIHYKAGGTLPFVPHDIVLIHGKQYFIGTIVEVGAEQALLRINPQYESQLAGSIGLELAFSPTVSIQGADKIVEKLGYFPPFHYDQITAADITKDQITLTIELSPPTVLIPKSPDLTPSAEQPLRSTSSTENVPRYAVSFTFLETKEHELTAMETENIILQLDFRYEEADMVIDIDALTGLSGSFLCRGIRAEIAELNE
- a CDS encoding SMI1/KNR4 family protein, whose protein sequence is MTAYFEQTLDRLGDIAKRLRQSGMPDVEYKWTEGISTGELTALEEGLQRPLPASLSELIQRCGSLYLLWSLPQHCIVSDVSGRTGEHSSISDYELNILEDITGEFGWNHEYISYFTSYGENADSPATTDEHRYLIFNYNGAGDPVLLDLATSSAEPAVFCYDHEQDQFTLLADNLPAYIDTILTLHGLWIWNWTTVIDEHGIQLKSPPLQMWVRWLDTFCNVKLEDAHSLEALIRHTTMHGVDNPAILQAFQPYDPKDIFLAWEQLIQHNPTQLATWAVFIGETAGDGAAAWVRSLWQPGNVQAWTSSSVPNSGSIAVGTFVSTRAYLTARCLPGHEGLAYVCNYLLQHSAVDGKLEGYTANGQLQHFHSPQVIDWIRDKVNHPVEGWAALFAHSRPTAEQLLEWLSDSELHQKITTEALNIMIQRDLLPTLEADTWANISDLLHASLQLVMLKKDKRRIEAVLEQLSDLGLC
- a CDS encoding DEAD/DEAH box helicase, with the translated sequence MKNFAALGVEQHWVDALKEQGITAPTPVQQESIPLLMEGQDVIAEAHTGTGKTLAFLLPILQKMNLDKRHPQALVIAPTRELALQITQEANLLAATEPSLSLLAVYGGQDVERQLRKLKGGAQLIIGTPGRLLDHLRRGTLDLSGVKMLVLDEADQMLHMGFLNDVETILQEVPYRRQTMLFSATMPAGIRKLARVYMNEPVDVKVKSASSVPVSQIRQVVVQTTDRGKQQALVDMLNTDRPYLAVIFCRTKRRAAALNEQLQEMGFQSGELHGDLSQNKREQVMKAFREAKLQLLVATDVAARGLDVEGVTHVFNYDMPQDAESYIHRIGRTGRAGGKGVAVTLATPRDVPELRNIQKVAGVTFTSSEGGGQRRPAANTAERQGGEHRSGRNDRRSFGGNGSGGGRRGSGREQAGRRDGAGRGRTEREQPREERAASAGGERRSSRSSSGSTRGGQGRSAGQSSERGGYDRSSSGSTRGGQGRSAGQSSERGGYDRSSSGSTRGGQGRSAGQSSERGGYDRSSGGSARGGQGGRGGQAKGGPRGAQGQGGRRGRSR